One Salvia splendens isolate huo1 chromosome 22, SspV2, whole genome shotgun sequence DNA segment encodes these proteins:
- the LOC121786336 gene encoding kinesin-like protein NACK1 encodes MTVRTPGTPASKVDRTQAAATPGGNTNRAREEKFVVTVRLRPLSKREQSSKDQIAWECIDDHTIVYNPSPQERAALPASFSFDKVFGPDCSTENVYEDGVKMVALSALNGINATIFAYGQTSSGKTYTMRGITEKAVNDIYMHIINTPERDFRIKISGLEIYNENVRDLLNSESGRSLKLLDDPEKGTVVEKLVEETAKDDQHLRHLIHVCDAQRQVGETALNDTSSRSHQIIRLTIESTLRESSNCVRSYVASLNFVDLAGSERTSQTNAEGIRLREGCHINLSLMTLTTVIRKLSVGKRSGHIPYRDSKLTRILQHSLGGNARTAIICTLSPATSHAEQSRNTLLFATRAKEVTNNAQVNMVISDKQLVKHLQKEVARLEAELRTPEPSNERDIKLIQMEKEMEELRRQRDLAQSQVEELRRKLEDEKKLRPSDSHSPSVKKCLSFSGTLLPKIDGKERVRTLGRQSLRQSSTAPFTLMHEIRKLEHLQEQLGEEATRALDVLQKEVSCHRLGNQDAAETIAKLQAEIREMRCIQPSAKDVTEVENVLPVNKSISANLKEEITRLHSQGSTIADLEEKLENVQKSIDKLVMSLPTKRDQPSTDNSPKTKNPDKRKKILPLASNSGLNMQNLIKSPCSPLTASDQVLNRDIENRPPVSDALSSETHSVSDKDTPTKSECGDASSKENTPYRRSSSVNMRKMQKMFQNAAEENVRSIKAYVTELKERVAKLQYQKQLLVCQVLELEANEAAGYNLEECEDIPEIEEEPQAPWHLVFREQQQQIIELWDICHVSIIHRTQFYLLFKGDPADQIYMEVELRRLTWLQQHLTEMGNASPAPQAGNEAVVSLSSSIRALKREREFLARRMNTRMTAEEREALFIKWDVPLDGKQRRLQFVNKLWTDPHNEMHIQESAAIVEKLVGVGGGGNLTKEMVELNFALPSDRRQWHMDWNQILKPPSFVKNIL; translated from the exons ATGACTGTTAGAACGCCAGGCACACCCGCCTCAAAAGTGGACAGGACACAAGCAGCCGCCACTCCAGGTGGAAACACAAATAGAGCAAGGGAAGAGAAATTTGTTGTAACTGTAAGATTAAGGCCTCTGAGCAAGAGGGAGCAATCATCTAAAGATCAGATAGCCTGGGAATGCATTGACGATCATACAATTGTGTACAATCCTAGTCCACAAGAACGTGCAGCTCTACCTGCATCTTTTTCATTTG ATAAAGTGTTCGGTCCTGATTGTTCGACTGAAAATGTCTATGAGGATGGAGTGAAAATGGTGGCATTATCTGCACTCAATGGAATCAATG CAACAATATTTGCATACGGACAAACTAGCAGTGGGAAAACTTATACGATGAGAGGAATCACGGAGAAGGCTGTTAATGATATTTACATGCATATAATTAAT ACACCAGAAAGAGATTTCCGAATAAAGATATCTGGTCTTGAAATCTATAACGAGAATGTCAGGGACCTGCTGAACTCTGAATCTGGTCGAAGTCTGAAACTACTAGATGATCCAGAG AAAGGGACAGTGGTTGAGAAATTGGTGGAAGAGACAGCAAAAGATGATCAACACTTAAGACATTTAATCCATGTCTGTGATG CTCAAAGACAAGTGGGTGAAACTGCACTAAATGATACCAGCTCCAGATCACACCAAATCATAAGATTG ACAATCGAAAGTACTCTTCGTGAAAGCTCAAATTGTGTTAGATCATATGTTGCCAGCCTG AACTTTGTAGATCTAGCTGGCAGTGAAAGAACCTCACAAACAAACGCAGAGGGTATCAGGCTTAGGGAAGGGTGTCATATTAATTTAAGCTTGATGACCCTTACAACAGTAATCCGGAAGCTTAG TGTGGGAAAAAGAAGTGGTCACATACCCTACCGAGATTCAAAGCTCACACGAATCTTGCAGCATTCACTGGGAGGAAATGCTCGCACGGCCATCATATGTACATTGAGTCCAGCAACAAGTCATGCGGAACAATCTCGTAATACACTTTTATTCGCAACCAGGGCAAAGGAAGTGACAAACAATGCTCAAGTGAACATG GTAATTTCGGACAAACAGCTTGTTAAGCATTTGCAAAAGGAAGTAGCGAGACTTGAAGCAGAGTTACGCACACCAGAACCATCCAATGAGAGAGACATAAAACTTATACAG ATGGAGAAGGAGATGGAAGAATTGAGACGCCAAAGAGATCTGGCACAGTCTCAAGTAGAGGAGTTGCGTAGAAAACTTGAGGATGAAAAG AAATTAAGACCATCTGATTCACATAGCCCTTCTGTAAAGAAGTGTCTGTCGTTTTCTGGAACTTTATTACCCAAAATTGATGGAAAGGAAAGAGTACGCACTCTGGGAAGGCAGTCACTGAGGCAATCATCAACTGCTCCTTTCACGTTGATGCATGAGATCCGGAAACTTGAACATCTTCAGGAGCAGCTGGGTGAAGAGGCTACTCGAGCCCTTGATGTACTACAAAAGGAGGTTTCTTGTCATAGACTAGGCAACCAAGATGCAGCAGAGACTATAGCTAAGCTTCAAGCTGAGATAAGGGAAATGCGCTGCATTCAGCCTTCTGCTAAGGATGTAACTGAAGTTGAAAATGTCTTGCCCGTCAACAAGAGTATCAGTGCCAACCTGAAAGAAGAGATAACAAGACTTCATTCACAAGGAAGCACCATAGCTGATCTTGAGGAGAAACTAGAGAATGTCCAGAAGTCAATAGACAAATTAGTAATGTCTCTTCCAACTAAGAGAGATCAGCCATCTACTGATAATAGTCCGAAGACGAAGAATCCTGACAAAAGGAAGAAAATACTGCCGTTGGCTTCAAATAGTGGTTTGAACATGCAAAACCTCATAAAGTCTCCATGTTCTCCATTAACTGCTTCTGACCAAGTATTGAACCGAGATATTGAAAACAGACCTCCAGTTTCTGATGCTCTATCCAGTGAAACTCACTCAGTTTCTGATAAAGACACTCCCACCAAAAGTGAATGTGGAGATGCCTCGTCAAAGGAAAACACCCCATATAGACGTTCAAGTTCTGTCAATATGAGAAAAATGCAGAAAATGTTTCAAAATGCAGCAGAAGAGAATGTAAGGAGCATAAAAGCGTATGTCACTGAACTTAAAGAACGTGTAGCCAAGCTGCAATATCAGAAACAGCTTCTTGTGTGCCAG GTGCTTGAATTGGAAGCAAACGAGGCAGCCGGATATAATTTGGAGGAATGTGAGGATATCCCTGAGATCGAGGAGGAACCACAAGCTCCATGGCATTTGGTTTTCAgagagcagcagcagcagatcATCGAGTTATGGGACATATGTCATGTCTCCATCATTCACCGCACCCAATTTTATCTGTTGTTCAAGGGTGACCCTGCCGATCAAATATACATGGAAGTGGAGCTCAGGCGCCTGACATGGCTGCAACAGCACCTCACTGAGATGGGAAACGCAAGTCCTGCCCCTCAGGCAGGAAACGAAGCCGTAGTCTCATTATCTTCAAG TATCAGAGCTTTGAAGCGTGAGAGAGAGTTTCTTGCAAGGAGGATGAACACACGCATGACAGCTGAAGAAAGAGAAGCATTGTTCATAAAATGGGACGTGCCATTGGATGGGAAGCAAAGGAGGTTGCAGTTTGTGAACAAGTTGTGGACCGATCCCCACAACGAGATGCATATACAAGAGAGTGCAGCGATAGTGGAGAAGCTTGTAGGCGTTGGTGGAGGAGGAAATTTGACAAAGGAGATGGTTGAGCTCAATTTTGCACTTCCTAGTGATAGAAGGCAATGGCATATGGACTGGAACCAGATACTCAAACCGCCATCTTTTGTGAAGAATATTCTGTAA